A genomic segment from Bradyrhizobium sp. CB1015 encodes:
- the hmgA gene encoding homogentisate 1,2-dioxygenase gives MNINTSPDQIIRSSAQVTPGYMSGFGNSFETEALPGALPIGRNSPQRCAYGLYAEQLSGSPFTAPRGSNERSWLYRIRPSVKHSGRFEKVDAGLWRSAPCHEYDLPIAQLRWDPTPLPKGEVTFVQGVQTMTTAGDVNTQAGMAAHVYLITKSMVDQHFYDADGELMFVLQQGNLRLVTEFGRIDAEPGEIVVIPRGVKFRVEIPNGPARGYLCENYGGAFTLPERGPIGANCLANARDFLTPVANYEDKDTPTELYVKWGGSLFKTTLPHSPIDVVAWHGNYAPYKYDLRTFSPVGAIGFDHPDPSIFTVLTSPSETAGTANIDFVIFPERWMVAENTFRPPWYHMNIMSEFMGLIYGVYDAKPQGFVPGGISLHNCMLPHGPDRDAFEHASNGELKPVKLTGTMAFMFETRYPQRVTAHAAKSSTLQDDYADCWKGLEKRFDPNRP, from the coding sequence ATGAACATCAATACCTCGCCTGACCAGATTATCCGCAGCTCGGCCCAGGTGACGCCGGGCTACATGTCCGGCTTCGGCAACTCTTTCGAGACCGAGGCGCTGCCGGGCGCGCTGCCGATCGGGCGCAACTCGCCGCAGCGCTGCGCCTACGGGCTCTATGCCGAGCAGCTCTCCGGCTCGCCTTTCACCGCGCCGCGCGGCAGCAATGAGCGCTCCTGGCTCTACCGCATCCGGCCCTCGGTAAAGCATTCCGGCCGGTTCGAGAAGGTCGATGCCGGCCTGTGGCGTTCGGCGCCGTGCCATGAATACGACCTGCCGATCGCGCAACTGCGCTGGGATCCGACGCCGCTGCCGAAGGGGGAGGTCACCTTCGTCCAGGGCGTGCAGACCATGACGACGGCGGGCGACGTCAACACGCAAGCGGGCATGGCCGCGCATGTCTATCTCATCACCAAGTCGATGGTGGACCAGCATTTCTACGATGCCGACGGCGAGCTGATGTTCGTGCTCCAGCAGGGCAATCTTCGCCTCGTCACCGAGTTCGGCCGCATCGATGCCGAGCCCGGCGAGATCGTGGTGATCCCGCGCGGCGTCAAGTTCCGCGTCGAGATTCCGAACGGCCCGGCGCGCGGCTATCTCTGCGAGAACTACGGCGGCGCCTTCACGCTGCCGGAGCGCGGGCCGATCGGTGCCAATTGCCTCGCCAATGCGCGCGACTTCCTGACGCCGGTGGCAAACTACGAGGACAAGGACACGCCGACCGAGCTCTACGTGAAATGGGGCGGCTCGCTGTTCAAGACGACCTTGCCGCATTCGCCGATCGACGTCGTGGCCTGGCACGGCAATTACGCGCCGTACAAATACGATCTGCGCACCTTCTCTCCCGTCGGCGCGATCGGCTTCGACCATCCCGATCCCTCGATCTTCACGGTGCTGACCTCGCCGTCGGAGACCGCGGGCACCGCGAATATCGACTTCGTGATCTTCCCCGAGCGCTGGATGGTCGCCGAAAACACCTTCCGGCCGCCCTGGTATCACATGAACATCATGAGCGAGTTCATGGGCCTGATTTACGGCGTCTACGACGCCAAGCCGCAGGGCTTCGTCCCCGGCGGCATCTCCTTGCACAATTGCATGCTGCCGCACGGCCCTGACCGCGACGCCTTCGAGCACGCCAGCAACGGCGAATTGAAGCCGGTGAAGCTGACCGGCACCATGGCCTTCATGTTCGAGACCCGCTACCCGCAGCGCGTCACCGCGCACGCGGCGAAGTCCTCCACGCTCCAGGACGATTACGCCGATTGCTGGAAGGGCCTGGAAAAGCGGTTCGATCCGAATAGGCCGTGA
- a CDS encoding DUF1272 domain-containing protein, with protein MALQLRPNCEYCDCDLPPTATNARICSYECTFCADCVETKLFNVCPNCGGGFAPRPIRPAQEWRPGVCIARQAPSDKRVHLKYSVEDVAAHCARVRDVPLEKR; from the coding sequence ATGGCGCTCCAGCTGCGACCGAACTGCGAATATTGCGATTGCGATCTGCCGCCCACCGCAACCAATGCGCGGATCTGCTCCTATGAATGCACGTTCTGTGCGGACTGCGTCGAGACCAAGCTGTTCAACGTCTGCCCGAATTGCGGCGGCGGCTTCGCCCCGCGCCCGATCAGGCCGGCGCAGGAATGGCGGCCGGGCGTGTGCATCGCCAGGCAGGCGCCGTCCGACAAGCGGGTGCATTTGAAGTACAGTGTCGAGGACGTCGCGGCGCATTGTGCGCGGGTGCGCGACGTGCCGCTGGAGAAACGCTAA
- a CDS encoding Lrp/AsnC family transcriptional regulator: MISVDAFDLKILGALQDDGRLTNQELADLAGLSASQCSRRRMRLEEEKVISGYHADLSSEALGFGVIAFIQVGLATHSPDNSKRFRALVNRIDEIQEAYSLTGDADYVLKAVLRDLKGLSNLVNDVLMPHQSVAHVRSSIVLDRLKESAKLPLKEIKPG, encoded by the coding sequence ATGATCTCCGTGGATGCTTTCGACCTCAAGATCCTGGGTGCGCTGCAGGACGACGGTCGCCTCACCAACCAGGAACTGGCCGACTTGGCAGGCCTGTCGGCCTCGCAATGCTCGCGGCGGCGGATGCGGCTGGAGGAGGAGAAGGTGATATCGGGCTACCACGCTGACCTCTCTAGCGAGGCGCTCGGCTTCGGCGTGATCGCCTTCATCCAGGTCGGGCTCGCGACACACTCGCCGGACAATTCCAAGCGATTTCGTGCGCTGGTGAACCGGATCGACGAGATCCAGGAGGCGTATTCGCTGACGGGTGATGCCGACTATGTGCTCAAAGCCGTGCTGCGCGACCTCAAGGGCCTGTCCAATCTCGTCAACGACGTGCTGATGCCGCACCAGAGCGTGGCGCATGTGCGCTCCTCGATCGTGCTCGACCGGCTGAAGGAAAGCGCGAAGCTGCCGCTGAAGGAAATCAAGCCCGGCTGA
- a CDS encoding MBL fold metallo-hydrolase, with protein sequence MAKNFASTGDLSEKKITFSEIGTDLYAFTAEGDPNTAVIVGDDGCLVFDAQATPAMANKVIERVRAVTDKPIKYVVLSHYHAVRVLGASAYHAQGIVASQETYRLIEERGQQDWDSEYGRFPRLFQDAASIPGLTWPTLTFEGEMSIYLGKREVRLMQLGAGHTSGDIVAWVPDAEVMFSGDLIEYHSACYCGDAHLREWPMTLNEIRNFNPKAIAPGRGDALKGTATVREAIAMTRDFVTSLYGAAEISVAKGRTLKESMAATREVMDPKFSSFAIYEHCLPFNVSRAYDEASGIDDPVIWTDKRDQEMWAALQGGG encoded by the coding sequence ATGGCGAAGAACTTCGCATCCACCGGTGATCTCTCCGAGAAAAAGATCACCTTCTCCGAGATCGGCACCGATCTCTATGCCTTCACCGCCGAGGGCGATCCCAACACGGCCGTGATTGTCGGCGACGATGGCTGCCTCGTGTTCGACGCGCAGGCTACGCCGGCCATGGCCAACAAGGTGATCGAGCGCGTGCGCGCTGTTACCGACAAGCCGATCAAATATGTCGTGCTGTCGCACTATCACGCCGTGCGCGTGTTAGGGGCCTCCGCCTATCACGCGCAGGGCATCGTCGCCTCGCAGGAGACCTATCGGCTGATCGAGGAGCGCGGCCAACAGGATTGGGATTCCGAGTACGGCCGCTTCCCGCGCCTGTTCCAGGATGCCGCCAGCATCCCCGGCCTGACCTGGCCGACGCTGACCTTCGAAGGCGAGATGTCGATCTACCTCGGCAAGCGCGAGGTGCGCCTGATGCAGCTCGGCGCCGGCCACACCTCCGGCGACATCGTCGCCTGGGTGCCGGATGCGGAAGTGATGTTCTCCGGCGACCTCATCGAATATCATTCGGCCTGCTATTGCGGCGATGCGCATTTGCGCGAATGGCCGATGACGCTGAACGAGATCCGCAACTTCAATCCGAAGGCGATCGCGCCGGGCCGCGGCGATGCGCTGAAGGGCACCGCCACCGTGCGCGAGGCTATCGCCATGACGCGCGACTTCGTCACCTCGCTCTATGGCGCCGCCGAGATCTCGGTCGCCAAGGGCCGCACGCTGAAGGAATCGATGGCGGCAACGCGCGAGGTAATGGATCCGAAATTTTCGAGCTTTGCCATTTACGAGCACTGCCTGCCGTTCAACGTGTCGCGCGCCTACGACGAAGCGTCCGGTATAGACGACCCCGTGATCTGGACCGACAAGCGCGATCAGGAAATGTGGGCAGCCTTGCAAGGAGGAGGATAG
- the hppD gene encoding 4-hydroxyphenylpyruvate dioxygenase yields the protein MGPFPHDAPPATISADNPMGTDGFEFVEYAHPHPEALHALFKLMGYAPVARHKTKKITVYRQGDINYLVNEEPGTHGTEFVAAHGPCAPSMAFRVVDAKAAYDRAIALGAEPADVSSTQKTLDVPAIKGIGGSLLYLVDRYGAKGSAYDAEFEWLGARDPKPVGAGLFYLDHLTHNVHRGRMNVWAGFYEKLFNFRQIRFFDIEGRASGLFSRALTSPDGKIRIPINEDAGDSGQIEEYLQTYRGEGIQHIACGCRDIYRTIEGLREAGLPFMPSPPDTYFEKIDARLPKHGEDVARLKKNGILIDGEGVVDGGQTKVLLQIFSANAIGPIFFEFIQRKGDDGFGEGNFKALFESIEEDQIRRGVLKVGNAA from the coding sequence ATGGGTCCGTTTCCGCACGATGCACCGCCGGCCACGATCAGTGCCGACAATCCGATGGGCACCGACGGCTTCGAGTTCGTCGAATATGCGCACCCCCATCCGGAAGCGCTGCACGCTCTGTTCAAGCTGATGGGCTATGCGCCCGTCGCGCGCCACAAGACCAAGAAGATCACGGTCTATCGTCAAGGCGACATCAACTATCTCGTCAACGAGGAGCCCGGCACCCACGGCACCGAGTTCGTCGCCGCGCACGGACCCTGCGCGCCGTCGATGGCGTTTCGCGTCGTCGACGCCAAGGCGGCGTACGATCGTGCGATCGCGCTCGGCGCCGAGCCGGCCGATGTGTCATCGACGCAGAAGACGCTTGACGTGCCCGCGATCAAGGGCATCGGCGGCAGCCTGCTTTATCTGGTCGATCGCTACGGTGCCAAGGGCTCGGCCTATGATGCCGAGTTCGAATGGCTGGGCGCGCGCGATCCCAAGCCGGTCGGCGCCGGCCTGTTCTATCTCGACCATCTCACCCACAACGTCCATCGCGGCCGCATGAATGTCTGGGCCGGCTTCTATGAGAAGTTGTTCAACTTCCGCCAGATCCGCTTCTTCGACATCGAGGGCCGCGCCTCCGGCCTGTTCTCGCGCGCGCTGACCAGCCCGGACGGCAAGATCCGCATTCCGATCAACGAGGACGCCGGCGATTCCGGCCAGATCGAGGAATATTTGCAGACCTATCGCGGCGAAGGCATCCAGCACATCGCCTGCGGCTGCCGCGACATCTACCGCACCATCGAAGGCCTGCGCGAGGCTGGCCTGCCGTTCATGCCCTCGCCGCCCGACACCTATTTCGAGAAGATCGACGCGCGCCTGCCCAAGCACGGCGAAGACGTCGCCCGGCTCAAGAAGAACGGCATCCTGATCGACGGCGAGGGCGTGGTCGATGGCGGCCAGACCAAGGTGCTGCTGCAGATCTTCTCGGCCAACGCGATCGGACCGATCTTCTTCGAGTTCATCCAGCGCAAGGGCGACGATGGATTCGGCGAGGGCAATTTCAAGGCCCTATTCGAATCGATCGAGGAGGATCAGATCCGGCGCGGGGTGTTGAAGGTCGGGAACGCGGCGTAG
- a CDS encoding CaiB/BaiF CoA-transferase family protein: MLDQPVQEKPKGSSVRTSGPLSGFRIVEFAGIGPGPFACMMLADMGADVVTLDRVGAKKSMKSVAGRGRKVIELDLKDKAAIAQVLDLLASADALVEGFRPGVMERLGLGPDVVLARNPKLVYGRMTGWGQEGPLANAAGHDINYISITGALAAIGTKEAPVPPLNLVGDFGGGALYLVVGVLAALLEAQKSGKGQVVDAAMCDGAASLMSFFFDMTTMGRWTEQRNQNFLDGGAHFYGVYECACGHFVSIGSIEPQFYALLREHAGLTDADFDAQMDRKAWPALKEKLKAVFKSKTREDWCKIMEGTDICFAPVLTMSEATQHPHMVARNVFIERHGVKQPAPAPRFSRTPSAAREPEAAEIGAVMKAWKAG; encoded by the coding sequence AAAACCAAAAGGCTCCTCCGTCCGCACTTCCGGCCCATTGTCGGGCTTCCGCATCGTCGAATTCGCCGGCATCGGACCGGGTCCGTTCGCCTGCATGATGCTGGCCGACATGGGCGCCGATGTCGTCACGCTCGACCGCGTCGGCGCGAAGAAGAGCATGAAGTCGGTCGCGGGCCGCGGCCGCAAGGTGATCGAGCTCGATCTCAAGGACAAGGCGGCGATCGCACAAGTGCTCGACCTGCTCGCCAGCGCCGACGCGCTGGTGGAAGGCTTTCGTCCCGGTGTGATGGAGCGGCTCGGGCTCGGGCCGGACGTCGTGCTCGCGCGCAACCCGAAGCTGGTCTACGGCCGCATGACCGGCTGGGGCCAGGAGGGCCCGCTCGCCAACGCCGCCGGCCACGACATCAACTACATCTCCATCACCGGCGCGCTCGCCGCGATCGGCACGAAGGAAGCGCCGGTGCCGCCGCTCAATCTCGTCGGCGATTTCGGCGGCGGCGCCCTCTATCTCGTCGTCGGCGTGCTCGCGGCGCTGCTGGAAGCGCAGAAGTCAGGCAAGGGCCAGGTGGTGGACGCCGCGATGTGCGATGGCGCGGCCTCGCTGATGTCGTTCTTCTTCGACATGACCACGATGGGACGCTGGACCGAGCAGCGCAACCAGAACTTCCTCGACGGCGGCGCGCATTTCTACGGCGTCTATGAATGCGCCTGCGGGCATTTCGTCTCGATCGGCTCGATCGAGCCGCAATTCTACGCGCTGCTGCGCGAGCACGCCGGCCTGACGGACGCCGATTTCGACGCGCAGATGGATCGCAAGGCCTGGCCGGCGCTGAAGGAGAAGCTCAAGGCCGTGTTCAAGAGCAAGACGCGCGAGGACTGGTGCAAGATCATGGAAGGCACCGACATCTGCTTCGCGCCGGTGCTGACCATGTCGGAGGCGACACAGCATCCGCACATGGTCGCCCGCAATGTCTTCATCGAGCGTCACGGCGTGAAGCAGCCCGCACCCGCGCCGCGATTCTCGCGCACGCCGTCGGCCGCGCGCGAGCCGGAGGCGGCGGAGATCGGGGCGGTGATGAAGGCGTGGAAAGCGGGCTAG
- the fahA gene encoding fumarylacetoacetase, with protein MPHPNNPSLRSFIDVDPASDFPIQNLPYGVFSANGLAPRVGVAIGDYILDLWELEQDGRLDVGQPGIFAAGSLNSFMWLGPKVWSDTRARISELLRHDHPELRDNEELRKLALVPMSRAKLHLPFAVSGYTDFYSSKEHATNVGVMFRGKDNALQPNWLHMPIAYNGRASTVVVSGTKVKRPRGQLKPPNVDVPSFAPCKRLDFELEMGIVIGQPSAMGGMLTESQAEEMIFGFVLLNDWSARDIQQWEYVPLGPFLAKAFATSISPWVVTREALEPFRLNGPEQQPVPLDYLKQTKPQNYDVELDVSLRAAGANAPASISRTNFKYMYWSSVQQLMHHASSGCAMNVGDLLGSGTISGPEKNQRGSLLEISWNGTEPVELPGGARRSFLEDGDSLVMRGWCQGKGYRVGFGEVEGTILAAE; from the coding sequence ATGCCCCACCCCAACAACCCCAGCCTCCGCTCCTTCATCGACGTCGACCCGGCCTCGGACTTCCCGATCCAGAACCTGCCTTACGGCGTGTTCTCGGCGAATGGATTGGCGCCACGCGTCGGTGTCGCCATTGGCGACTACATTCTCGATCTCTGGGAGCTCGAGCAGGATGGCCGCCTGGATGTTGGACAGCCGGGAATCTTCGCGGCGGGCTCTCTCAATTCGTTTATGTGGTTGGGGCCGAAAGTGTGGTCGGATACTCGGGCAAGAATAAGCGAATTACTGCGTCACGATCATCCGGAGCTGCGCGACAATGAAGAGTTGCGCAAGCTTGCCTTGGTCCCCATGTCGCGCGCCAAGCTGCATCTGCCCTTCGCCGTCTCCGGCTACACCGATTTCTATTCATCGAAGGAGCACGCCACCAATGTCGGCGTGATGTTCCGCGGCAAGGACAACGCGCTGCAGCCGAACTGGTTGCACATGCCGATCGCCTATAACGGCCGTGCCTCGACCGTCGTGGTCTCCGGCACCAAGGTGAAGCGGCCGCGCGGGCAGCTGAAGCCGCCGAATGTCGACGTGCCGAGCTTTGCGCCGTGCAAGCGGCTCGATTTCGAGCTGGAGATGGGCATCGTGATCGGCCAGCCCTCAGCCATGGGCGGCATGCTCACCGAGAGCCAGGCCGAGGAGATGATCTTCGGCTTCGTGCTGCTCAACGATTGGAGCGCGCGCGATATCCAGCAATGGGAATATGTGCCGCTCGGCCCGTTCCTGGCAAAAGCGTTCGCGACATCGATCAGTCCCTGGGTGGTGACGCGCGAGGCGCTGGAGCCGTTCCGCCTGAACGGGCCGGAGCAGCAGCCGGTCCCGCTCGATTACCTCAAGCAGACCAAGCCGCAGAACTACGATGTCGAGCTCGACGTGTCGTTGCGCGCCGCCGGCGCCAATGCGCCCGCCAGTATCAGCCGCACCAATTTCAAGTACATGTACTGGTCCTCGGTGCAGCAATTGATGCACCACGCGTCAAGCGGCTGCGCCATGAATGTCGGTGATCTCCTTGGCAGCGGCACCATCTCCGGCCCGGAGAAGAACCAACGCGGCAGCCTGCTCGAGATCAGCTGGAACGGCACCGAGCCGGTCGAGCTGCCCGGCGGCGCTAGGCGCTCGTTCCTGGAAGACGGCGACAGCCTCGTCATGCGTGGCTGGTGCCAGGGCAAGGGCTATCGCGTCGGCTTCGGCGAGGTCGAGGGGACGATCTTGGCAGCGGAGTGA